CTTGGTCTTTAATGCTTAGTCTCATCCTTCTGTTTTCCTGGTCTACATTTATAACAACGGCCGATACATCATCTCCGATTGCAAACAAATCGGAGGACGATTTTATCCTCTTTTGCCCAAGCTCTGAAATATGAACCAGTCCCTCAATTCCTTCCTCTATTTCGACGAATATACCGAAATCCGTAACATTAGTAACCTTTCCGGAAACTACGGAACCCGGTGTATACTTTGAACCAATTTCATCCCAGGGATTTTTTTCAATTTGCTTTATCCCGAGAGAAAACTTTTCATTTTCTACATCAATATTCAAAACTACCGCTTCTACTTCTTGCCCCTTTTTGAAAAATTCGGACGGATGTTTTACGCGATGTTTCCAGGAGATGTCGGATATATGCACGAGACCGTCTATACTCTCTTCAACTCCAATAAAAATCCCAAAATTTGTAACATTTCTTACTGTTCCCTTTACAACACTCCCTTCAGGATATTTTTCCTTCAGAATTATCCACGGGTTCTCGGAAGTTTGCTTCAAGCTGAGTGATATTCTTTTATCCTCGTGGTTCACATCAAGTACCATTACTTTCGCAATTGCACCCGGAGACAAAACCTTGGAGGGGTGTTTAATCTCCCTTGTCCAGAACATCTCGGAAATATGGATAAGGCCTTCCACGCCTCGTTCAAGCTCTACAAAGGCACCGTAATCCATAATGTTTACAACTTTCCCTTCTACTATGGAACCGATCGGATATTTCTCTGTAATAGTATCCCACGGATTTTCCGTAAGTTGTTTCAGTCCAAGAGTAACCCTTTCTTTCTCTCTATCGAAGGACAGAACCTTTACAGTTATCTTATCACCTTTGGAAAAATTAGTTGATGGACGCGTTATTCTTCCCCATGATATGTCTGTGACATGCAACAGACCGTCTATTCCACCCAGATCGACAAACAATCCATAATCGGTAATAT
This sequence is a window from Syntrophales bacterium. Protein-coding genes within it:
- a CDS encoding 30S ribosomal protein S1 translates to MVNENNLISNYEELSKEVETENKEGEQPVKKQGDLDFKELFEQNMQNVQIGEVVTGRVVQINDDVVMVDVGWKTEGRVPIEELKDDDGNITVAVDDEIDVFIDRRGTDGDLVLSMEKAARIKVWDDIIKACEGNGTMEGTVLERVKGGLSVDIGIQAFLPGSQVDIRPVKNLDKYVGKTFKFDVLKYDRKRNNVVLSKRSVLERQGEAEKAKTLETMEEGKIVEGVVKNITDYGLFVDLGGIDGLLHVTDISWGRITRPSTNFSKGDKITVKVLSFDREKERVTLGLKQLTENPWDTITEKYPIGSIVEGKVVNIMDYGAFVELERGVEGLIHISEMFWTREIKHPSKVLSPGAIAKVMVLDVNHEDKRISLSLKQTSENPWIILKEKYPEGSVVKGTVRNVTNFGIFIGVEESIDGLVHISDISWKHRVKHPSEFFKKGQEVEAVVLNIDVENEKFSLGIKQIEKNPWDEIGSKYTPGSVVSGKVTNVTDFGIFVEIEEGIEGLVHISELGQKRIKSSSDLFAIGDDVSAVVINVDQENRRMRLSIKDQESSLNKNPTSQYLNNSKNITSSLGKALSEINFPVLKV